One Dictyostelium discoideum AX4 chromosome 3 chromosome, whole genome shotgun sequence genomic region harbors:
- the racB gene encoding Rho GTPase: MQSIKLVVVGDGAVGKTCLLISYTSNSFPTEYVPTVFDNYSANVMVDNKTVSLGLWDTAGQEDYDRLRPLSYPQTDVFLICFAIISQTSYTNVKSKWWPEVTHHCPNCTIILVGTKCDLREDKESLEKLREKHQQPLTFQQGEQMAKEIKAFCYMECSALTQKGLKQVFDEAIKAVIFPDRDKATNKKNSKCSIL, from the exons AtgcaatcaattaaattggtGGTAGTAGGTGATGGTGCTGTTGG TAAAacttgtttattaatttcttataCATCAAATTCTTTCCCAACAGAATACGTTCCAACTGTATTTGATAACTATTCAGCAAATGTTATGGTAGATAATAAAACTGTTTCATTAGGTCTTTGGGATACtg CTGGTCAAGAGGATTATGATCGTTTAAGACCACTTTCATACCCACAAACCGATGTTTTTCTTATTTGTTTCGCTATTATAAGTCAAACTTCATATACAAATGTAAAATCTAAATGGTGGCCTGAAGTCACACATCATTGTCCAAACTGCACAATTATTTTAGTTGGTACAAAATGTGATTTAAGAGAAGACAAAGAAAGTTTAGAAAAACTCAGAGaaaaacatcaacaaccacTCACCTTCCAACAAGGTGAACAAATggcaaaagaaattaaagccTTTTGTTATATGGAATGTTCCGCTTTAACTCAAAAAGGTCTCAAACAAGTTTTCGACGAAGCTATTAAAGCTGTTATTTTCCCAGATAGAGATAAGGCCACaaacaaaaagaattcaaaatgttcaattttataa